One Cucumis sativus cultivar 9930 chromosome 1, Cucumber_9930_V3, whole genome shotgun sequence DNA segment encodes these proteins:
- the LOC116401634 gene encoding uncharacterized protein LOC116401634 isoform X3 yields MDDRDADLVRRIGTVTALEVRASGIHYAFAPCVAVSRDPRWGRCYESYSEDTEVVRKMTCLVEGLQGKPPTGYPKGYPFVAGRNNVIACAKHFVGDGGTDKGLNEGNTIASYDELERIHMAPYLDCIAQGVSTVMASYSSWNGRPLHADHFLLTQILKNKLGFKGFVISDWQGLDRLSRPRGSNYRLCISAAVNAGIDMVMVPLRYEQFIKDLLFLVESGEIPMTRIDDAVERILRVKFVSGVFEHPFSDRSLLDVVGCKIHRDLAREAVRKSLVLLKNGKDPTKPFLPLDMKAKKILVAGSHADDLGYQCGGWTISWDGMTGRITIGTTILDAIKEAVGDQTEVIYEQNPSAATLNDQDISFAIVAIGESPYAEFTGDDSKLVIPFNGNDIVKAVAGKMPTLVILVSGRPLILEPTVMENAEALIAAWLPGSEGSGITDVIFGDYDFTGRLPITWFRTVEQLPVHAENNLQESLFPFGFGLSYDKEKSPQ; encoded by the exons ATGGATGATAGAGATGCTGATTTGGTTAGAAGGATTGGGACGGTAACAGCTCTTGAAGTTAGAGCCAGTGGTATTCACTATGCATTTGCCCCTTGTGTTGCT GTATCCAGAGATCCTAGATGGGGAAGGTGCTATGAGAGTTACAGTGAAGATACTGAAGTTGTTAGAAAAATGACTTGTCTAGTTGAAGGGTTGCAGGGGAAGCCGCCTACAGGATACCCAAAGGGCTATCCATTTGTAGCTGGAAG AAATAATGTCATTGCATGTGcaaaacattttgttggagaTGGGGGAACTGATAAAGGTTTGAATGAAGGAAATACCATTGCATCTTATGATGAGTTGGAGAGGATCCATATGGCTCCTTACCTGGACTGTATAGCTCAAGGAGTTTCAACTGTCATGGCATCTTATTCTAGCTGGAATGGACGTCCGCTTCATGCTGACCATTTTCTGCtgacacaaattttaaaaaataagcttGGGTTCAAG GGTTTTGTTATTTCTGATTGGCAAGGACTTGATCGGCTTAGTAGACCAAGAGGCTCAAACTATCGGTTGTGCATTTCTGCCGCAGTTAATGCTGGAATAGACATG GTTATGGTGCCCCTTAGATACGAACAATTTATCAAGGACTTGCTATTTCTGGTTGAATCTGGGGAGATTCCAATGACAAGGATTGATGATGCTGTTGAACGAATATTGAGAGTGAAGTTTGTTTCTGGTGTTTTTGAACATCCTTTCAGTGATAGATCATTGCTAGACGTGGTTGGTTGCAAG ATTCATCGAGATCTAGCGAGGGAAGCTGTTCGCAAGTCGCtggttcttttaaaaaatggcaaagACCCAACAAAACCGTTTCTACCATTAGACATGAAAGCCAAGAAGATTCTTGTAGCTGGTTCACATGCTGATGATCTTGGATATCAGTGTGGAGGGTGGACAATCTCTTGGGATGGGATGACTGGCAGAATCACAATTG GTACTACCATCTTAGATGCAATCAAAGAAGCAGTTGGAGACCAAACAGAAGTAATTTATGAGCAAAATCCATCAGCAGCCACCTTGAACGATCAAGATATCTCTTTTGCCATTGTGGCTATTGGTGAAAGTCCTTATGCCGAATTCACCGGGGACGACAGCAAGCTTGTGATACCCTTCAATGGAAATGACATTGTAAAAGCAGTTGCTGGCAAAATGCCCACATTGGTGATTTTAGTATCCGGAAGGCCTCTAATTTTAGAGCCAACTGTAATGGAGAATGCTGAAGCTCTCATTGCTGCTTGGCTTCCTGGAAGTGAAGGAAGTGGAATCACTGACGTTATCTTCGGAGATTATGATTTCACCGGCCGATTACCCATTACATGGTTTAGAACAGTCGAGCAACTCCCAGTCCATGCTGAAAATAATTTGCAGGAATCATTATTCCCTTTCGGGTTCGGGTTATCATATGATAAGGAGAAATCTCCTCAGTAA
- the LOC116401634 gene encoding uncharacterized protein LOC116401634 isoform X1 — protein sequence MEATDCVYKNSSAPIEVRIKDLLSRMTLREKIGQMTQIERTVATPSALGDFAIGSVLNAGGSAPFRGALSSDWADMIDRFQSWAIQSRLGIPIIYGSDAVHGNNNVYGATIFPHNVGLGATRDADLVRRIGTVTALEVRASGIHYAFAPCVAVSRDPRWGRCYESYSEDTEVVRKMTCLVEGLQGKPPTGYPKGYPFVAGRNNVIACAKHFVGDGGTDKGLNEGNTIASYDELERIHMAPYLDCIAQGVSTVMASYSSWNGRPLHADHFLLTQILKNKLGFKGFVISDWQGLDRLSRPRGSNYRLCISAAVNAGIDMVMVPLRYEQFIKDLLFLVESGEIPMTRIDDAVERILRVKFVSGVFEHPFSDRSLLDVVGCKIHRDLAREAVRKSLVLLKNGKDPTKPFLPLDMKAKKILVAGSHADDLGYQCGGWTISWDGMTGRITIGTTILDAIKEAVGDQTEVIYEQNPSAATLNDQDISFAIVAIGESPYAEFTGDDSKLVIPFNGNDIVKAVAGKMPTLVILVSGRPLILEPTVMENAEALIAAWLPGSEGSGITDVIFGDYDFTGRLPITWFRTVEQLPVHAENNLQESLFPFGFGLSYDKEKSPQ from the exons ATGGAGGCCACCGATTGTGTCTATAAGAATTCTAGCGCACCCATTGAAGTTCGGATCAAAGATCTTCTCTCTAGGATGACTTTGAGGGAAAAAATTGGCCAAATGACCCAAATCGAGCGTACTGTAGCCACTCCTTCTGCCCTTGGGGATTTTGCGATTG GGAGTGTTCTCAATGCCGGTGGTAGCGCACCTTTCCGTGGAGCTTTGTCATCGGATTGGGCCGATATGATTGATCGGTTCCAGTCTTGGGCGATTCAGTCGCGTCTTGGAATTCCGATTATATATGGGAGTGATGCTGTTCATGGCAATAACAATGTTTATGGTGCTACCATTTTTCCTCACAATGTTGGCCTTGGTGCCACCAG AGATGCTGATTTGGTTAGAAGGATTGGGACGGTAACAGCTCTTGAAGTTAGAGCCAGTGGTATTCACTATGCATTTGCCCCTTGTGTTGCT GTATCCAGAGATCCTAGATGGGGAAGGTGCTATGAGAGTTACAGTGAAGATACTGAAGTTGTTAGAAAAATGACTTGTCTAGTTGAAGGGTTGCAGGGGAAGCCGCCTACAGGATACCCAAAGGGCTATCCATTTGTAGCTGGAAG AAATAATGTCATTGCATGTGcaaaacattttgttggagaTGGGGGAACTGATAAAGGTTTGAATGAAGGAAATACCATTGCATCTTATGATGAGTTGGAGAGGATCCATATGGCTCCTTACCTGGACTGTATAGCTCAAGGAGTTTCAACTGTCATGGCATCTTATTCTAGCTGGAATGGACGTCCGCTTCATGCTGACCATTTTCTGCtgacacaaattttaaaaaataagcttGGGTTCAAG GGTTTTGTTATTTCTGATTGGCAAGGACTTGATCGGCTTAGTAGACCAAGAGGCTCAAACTATCGGTTGTGCATTTCTGCCGCAGTTAATGCTGGAATAGACATG GTTATGGTGCCCCTTAGATACGAACAATTTATCAAGGACTTGCTATTTCTGGTTGAATCTGGGGAGATTCCAATGACAAGGATTGATGATGCTGTTGAACGAATATTGAGAGTGAAGTTTGTTTCTGGTGTTTTTGAACATCCTTTCAGTGATAGATCATTGCTAGACGTGGTTGGTTGCAAG ATTCATCGAGATCTAGCGAGGGAAGCTGTTCGCAAGTCGCtggttcttttaaaaaatggcaaagACCCAACAAAACCGTTTCTACCATTAGACATGAAAGCCAAGAAGATTCTTGTAGCTGGTTCACATGCTGATGATCTTGGATATCAGTGTGGAGGGTGGACAATCTCTTGGGATGGGATGACTGGCAGAATCACAATTG GTACTACCATCTTAGATGCAATCAAAGAAGCAGTTGGAGACCAAACAGAAGTAATTTATGAGCAAAATCCATCAGCAGCCACCTTGAACGATCAAGATATCTCTTTTGCCATTGTGGCTATTGGTGAAAGTCCTTATGCCGAATTCACCGGGGACGACAGCAAGCTTGTGATACCCTTCAATGGAAATGACATTGTAAAAGCAGTTGCTGGCAAAATGCCCACATTGGTGATTTTAGTATCCGGAAGGCCTCTAATTTTAGAGCCAACTGTAATGGAGAATGCTGAAGCTCTCATTGCTGCTTGGCTTCCTGGAAGTGAAGGAAGTGGAATCACTGACGTTATCTTCGGAGATTATGATTTCACCGGCCGATTACCCATTACATGGTTTAGAACAGTCGAGCAACTCCCAGTCCATGCTGAAAATAATTTGCAGGAATCATTATTCCCTTTCGGGTTCGGGTTATCATATGATAAGGAGAAATCTCCTCAGTAA
- the LOC116401634 gene encoding uncharacterized protein LOC116401634 isoform X2 codes for MCDWRGTHVLLLLYFQLDFGKYDKLPRDAQRIEKRDADLVRRIGTVTALEVRASGIHYAFAPCVAVSRDPRWGRCYESYSEDTEVVRKMTCLVEGLQGKPPTGYPKGYPFVAGRNNVIACAKHFVGDGGTDKGLNEGNTIASYDELERIHMAPYLDCIAQGVSTVMASYSSWNGRPLHADHFLLTQILKNKLGFKGFVISDWQGLDRLSRPRGSNYRLCISAAVNAGIDMVMVPLRYEQFIKDLLFLVESGEIPMTRIDDAVERILRVKFVSGVFEHPFSDRSLLDVVGCKIHRDLAREAVRKSLVLLKNGKDPTKPFLPLDMKAKKILVAGSHADDLGYQCGGWTISWDGMTGRITIGTTILDAIKEAVGDQTEVIYEQNPSAATLNDQDISFAIVAIGESPYAEFTGDDSKLVIPFNGNDIVKAVAGKMPTLVILVSGRPLILEPTVMENAEALIAAWLPGSEGSGITDVIFGDYDFTGRLPITWFRTVEQLPVHAENNLQESLFPFGFGLSYDKEKSPQ; via the exons aTGTGTGATTGGAGAGGCACCCATGTATTGCTATTATTGTATTTCCAGTTGGACTTTGGAAAGTACGATAAATTGCCTCGGGATGCACAAAGAATTGAGAAAAG AGATGCTGATTTGGTTAGAAGGATTGGGACGGTAACAGCTCTTGAAGTTAGAGCCAGTGGTATTCACTATGCATTTGCCCCTTGTGTTGCT GTATCCAGAGATCCTAGATGGGGAAGGTGCTATGAGAGTTACAGTGAAGATACTGAAGTTGTTAGAAAAATGACTTGTCTAGTTGAAGGGTTGCAGGGGAAGCCGCCTACAGGATACCCAAAGGGCTATCCATTTGTAGCTGGAAG AAATAATGTCATTGCATGTGcaaaacattttgttggagaTGGGGGAACTGATAAAGGTTTGAATGAAGGAAATACCATTGCATCTTATGATGAGTTGGAGAGGATCCATATGGCTCCTTACCTGGACTGTATAGCTCAAGGAGTTTCAACTGTCATGGCATCTTATTCTAGCTGGAATGGACGTCCGCTTCATGCTGACCATTTTCTGCtgacacaaattttaaaaaataagcttGGGTTCAAG GGTTTTGTTATTTCTGATTGGCAAGGACTTGATCGGCTTAGTAGACCAAGAGGCTCAAACTATCGGTTGTGCATTTCTGCCGCAGTTAATGCTGGAATAGACATG GTTATGGTGCCCCTTAGATACGAACAATTTATCAAGGACTTGCTATTTCTGGTTGAATCTGGGGAGATTCCAATGACAAGGATTGATGATGCTGTTGAACGAATATTGAGAGTGAAGTTTGTTTCTGGTGTTTTTGAACATCCTTTCAGTGATAGATCATTGCTAGACGTGGTTGGTTGCAAG ATTCATCGAGATCTAGCGAGGGAAGCTGTTCGCAAGTCGCtggttcttttaaaaaatggcaaagACCCAACAAAACCGTTTCTACCATTAGACATGAAAGCCAAGAAGATTCTTGTAGCTGGTTCACATGCTGATGATCTTGGATATCAGTGTGGAGGGTGGACAATCTCTTGGGATGGGATGACTGGCAGAATCACAATTG GTACTACCATCTTAGATGCAATCAAAGAAGCAGTTGGAGACCAAACAGAAGTAATTTATGAGCAAAATCCATCAGCAGCCACCTTGAACGATCAAGATATCTCTTTTGCCATTGTGGCTATTGGTGAAAGTCCTTATGCCGAATTCACCGGGGACGACAGCAAGCTTGTGATACCCTTCAATGGAAATGACATTGTAAAAGCAGTTGCTGGCAAAATGCCCACATTGGTGATTTTAGTATCCGGAAGGCCTCTAATTTTAGAGCCAACTGTAATGGAGAATGCTGAAGCTCTCATTGCTGCTTGGCTTCCTGGAAGTGAAGGAAGTGGAATCACTGACGTTATCTTCGGAGATTATGATTTCACCGGCCGATTACCCATTACATGGTTTAGAACAGTCGAGCAACTCCCAGTCCATGCTGAAAATAATTTGCAGGAATCATTATTCCCTTTCGGGTTCGGGTTATCATATGATAAGGAGAAATCTCCTCAGTAA
- the LOC116401634 gene encoding uncharacterized protein LOC116401634 isoform X4, with amino-acid sequence MHLPLVLLVQDVFTRNDCQVSRDPRWGRCYESYSEDTEVVRKMTCLVEGLQGKPPTGYPKGYPFVAGRNNVIACAKHFVGDGGTDKGLNEGNTIASYDELERIHMAPYLDCIAQGVSTVMASYSSWNGRPLHADHFLLTQILKNKLGFKGFVISDWQGLDRLSRPRGSNYRLCISAAVNAGIDMVMVPLRYEQFIKDLLFLVESGEIPMTRIDDAVERILRVKFVSGVFEHPFSDRSLLDVVGCKIHRDLAREAVRKSLVLLKNGKDPTKPFLPLDMKAKKILVAGSHADDLGYQCGGWTISWDGMTGRITIGTTILDAIKEAVGDQTEVIYEQNPSAATLNDQDISFAIVAIGESPYAEFTGDDSKLVIPFNGNDIVKAVAGKMPTLVILVSGRPLILEPTVMENAEALIAAWLPGSEGSGITDVIFGDYDFTGRLPITWFRTVEQLPVHAENNLQESLFPFGFGLSYDKEKSPQ; translated from the exons ATGCATTTGCCCCTTGTGTTGCT AGTGCAAGATGTATTCACTAGAAATGATTGTCAGGTATCCAGAGATCCTAGATGGGGAAGGTGCTATGAGAGTTACAGTGAAGATACTGAAGTTGTTAGAAAAATGACTTGTCTAGTTGAAGGGTTGCAGGGGAAGCCGCCTACAGGATACCCAAAGGGCTATCCATTTGTAGCTGGAAG AAATAATGTCATTGCATGTGcaaaacattttgttggagaTGGGGGAACTGATAAAGGTTTGAATGAAGGAAATACCATTGCATCTTATGATGAGTTGGAGAGGATCCATATGGCTCCTTACCTGGACTGTATAGCTCAAGGAGTTTCAACTGTCATGGCATCTTATTCTAGCTGGAATGGACGTCCGCTTCATGCTGACCATTTTCTGCtgacacaaattttaaaaaataagcttGGGTTCAAG GGTTTTGTTATTTCTGATTGGCAAGGACTTGATCGGCTTAGTAGACCAAGAGGCTCAAACTATCGGTTGTGCATTTCTGCCGCAGTTAATGCTGGAATAGACATG GTTATGGTGCCCCTTAGATACGAACAATTTATCAAGGACTTGCTATTTCTGGTTGAATCTGGGGAGATTCCAATGACAAGGATTGATGATGCTGTTGAACGAATATTGAGAGTGAAGTTTGTTTCTGGTGTTTTTGAACATCCTTTCAGTGATAGATCATTGCTAGACGTGGTTGGTTGCAAG ATTCATCGAGATCTAGCGAGGGAAGCTGTTCGCAAGTCGCtggttcttttaaaaaatggcaaagACCCAACAAAACCGTTTCTACCATTAGACATGAAAGCCAAGAAGATTCTTGTAGCTGGTTCACATGCTGATGATCTTGGATATCAGTGTGGAGGGTGGACAATCTCTTGGGATGGGATGACTGGCAGAATCACAATTG GTACTACCATCTTAGATGCAATCAAAGAAGCAGTTGGAGACCAAACAGAAGTAATTTATGAGCAAAATCCATCAGCAGCCACCTTGAACGATCAAGATATCTCTTTTGCCATTGTGGCTATTGGTGAAAGTCCTTATGCCGAATTCACCGGGGACGACAGCAAGCTTGTGATACCCTTCAATGGAAATGACATTGTAAAAGCAGTTGCTGGCAAAATGCCCACATTGGTGATTTTAGTATCCGGAAGGCCTCTAATTTTAGAGCCAACTGTAATGGAGAATGCTGAAGCTCTCATTGCTGCTTGGCTTCCTGGAAGTGAAGGAAGTGGAATCACTGACGTTATCTTCGGAGATTATGATTTCACCGGCCGATTACCCATTACATGGTTTAGAACAGTCGAGCAACTCCCAGTCCATGCTGAAAATAATTTGCAGGAATCATTATTCCCTTTCGGGTTCGGGTTATCATATGATAAGGAGAAATCTCCTCAGTAA
- the LOC101213790 gene encoding uncharacterized protein LOC101213790, with protein sequence MALAVSNIFHCPKLRLSQRQFHSKFSVLQLHSSSIRLREITRERRMVICSAASAAGSSNPDSDSNPYEVLGVNPIEGFDMVKAAYTKKRREAERIGDEATAARLEKAYDKVMMAQFTNRKKGVTFGSVKVSKDIKYADNQPIVPWGPRSSKSSPRDMQINMAISAVFTAWVLIKGSAEYKPLQFLAFAFVYRIFEKLKAFEPAVSPSFTEDGEDSGRGIRMGKRLLRSLALVFGCIAVISLGYTGILNFIEFLGNYIPEFLYNNQELLVTSSSALMLYIMASYYR encoded by the exons ATGGCGTTAGCAGTCTCCAACATCTTCCACTGCCCTAAACTTCGGCTTTCTCAGAGGCAGTTTCATTCCAAATTCTCCGTCTTGCAGCTACACTCATCGTCAATCAG ATTAAGAGAGATAACGCGAGAGAGAAGGATGGTTATTTGTTCAGCGGCTTCTGCGGCAGGAAGTTCTAATCCAGACAGTGACTCCAACCCGTATGAG GTTCTAGGTGTAAACCCAATTGAGGGGTTTGACATGGTCAAAGCAGCGTATACTAAAAAACGCAGGGAGGCTGAGCGGATAGGTGATGAAGCAACTGCAGCTAGA CTCGAGAAGGCTTATGACAAAGTCATGATGGCACAATTCACAAATCGGAAGAAGGGTGTCACTTTTGGCTCAGTGAAG GTTTCTAAGGACATCAAGTATGCTGACAACCAACCAATTGTGCCATGGGGGCCAAG GTCTTCCAAGTCCAGCCCAAGAGATATGCAAATCAACATGGCAATATCTGCTGTATTT ACTGCTTGGGTCCTTATCAAAGGCAGTGCTGAATACAAACCTCTACAGTTCTTGGCATTTGCTTTTGTTTATCGGATTTTTGAAAAGCTGAAAGCTTTTGAACCAGCTGTATCACCTTCATTTACA GAAGATGGTGAAGATTCAGGACGAGGTATACGGATGGGAAAGCGGTTGCTTCGTTCTCTTGCGTTAGTGTTTGGATGTATTGCTGTCATCTCTTTG GGATATACTGGTATCTTGAATTTCATTGAGTTCTTGGGCAACTATATTCCAGAATTTTTGTACAATAACCAG GAATTATTGGTCACTAGTTCATCGGCTCTCATGCTGTACATCATGGCATCTTACTACAGATGA
- the LOC101214759 gene encoding uncharacterized protein LOC101214759, translating to MLLSLFNFVILSSTIRVGKVEDKKLEVPKRSTITINRNRSVYLRNATSRRQRFKDKNEAWRTEAPINSSVGRTDQLVESDNSKSLIEGKETQSLDSGNNASAHCTSVDKDNEISSKKKPILGSELLVKPDVVACDGSSSQANKSDSGGDETKNESSEDPEDEDEEEAHEERNKAVEWTEDDQKNLMDLGLSEIERNRRLESLIARRRARKSYKRKNVDNSLIADTLPQGQVSKIITTRNDPIDLENGCKDIEGIPLPGSAPSVLLPMRNPFDLPYDPHEEKPNLMADSFQQEFTAAHQKDLAFCRHESFCFGPAYPEESGAMGYHPRYRRPSISIADKGEHDWLIEQLLFKGEQVSRPEKKPIAVETRGIQTEDLPQTKAVNVMEPESDQEKEIPPDAESEFEMEPELMRDGNSQSSRSSSPENPENVICDDVRVVSKNFESTVSSALNKTLNCRVPKGRLIKEALCEFSPTAFDKNRMDDRFSYPDKVVCHTPTYSIASDLQVEVSEIGSPPTIDGNNTDAESLNPDWEVEKDVSFGGEQDDMCPPLDGRFNEIVSDAHKEEVKALSVKEASPPKINQSPMPEELVDNPSQAVPQMPEELSFPTFDHDEEAVNHMVDQKNPEALANMKNLVKTREDVDDGLEMFIKQEDNGKETKSLEETYVKSSRSLSDNSEDSSGCQAHSDHEHSEEGSKNMDQITGSGDLGRAHKHSEEGNKNIDQISGSEDHGWAHKYSEEGSKNKDQITGNGDLVQAQEHSEEGIKNMDQITGSEDLGWAHKHPEEGSKNKDQITGNGDLSLVQEDSEEGSRKMDQIIGNGHLGWAHEHSEEGIKNTGQITGNGDLVEPRNVEEQIEFIQDHKHQPNVVTTELQSPRNALKLTVDKDLGPSGGVPPVSIDIMCSGASTNQVNDVQSEYQKSNKDLVEPRKIEEPLELKQDNKNQQIFLETEFQSSKDASKSTVEDDLASDVGMPLHSNDIIDSVASQNQANAVPLEFQKSDDAMKSTPGQDSVIEGELVDTNAGLYPESLMEEQIHMNKVSSSQDSIVENSPKTKEEDDNKPADSIKVENEFIKDLSAQGEKSNLDAKDEPVETDKNLSSPNSDLNVDLKISEITSQEEVAAPNYPLAEITTKEVEVETEPTLIIVTNLENVGENNRTEYESHKFNKQESDIVKDKDLEFDKDMESYSKDLNGNEAEGSSNPSILRANLVGLQKPPDSAHQSPVDSSLIADKGSF from the exons ATGCTTCTATCACTCTTCAACTTCGTGATTTTATC GTCCACAATTCGAGTTGGGAAAGTAGAAGATAAAAAGTTAGAGGTCCCCAAACGGTCGACCATCACCATTAATAGAAACCGTAGCGTTTATTTACGAAATGCAACTAGCCGGCGACAACGATTTAAAGATAAGAATGAAGCATGGAGAACAGAAGCTCCCATCAATTCTTCAGTAGGTAGAACGGATCAGCTGGTTGAATCAGATAACTCGAAATCATTAATCGAGGGGAAAGAAACACAATCTCTTGATTCTGGAAATAATGCATCTGCTCATTGTACATCAGTTGATAAGGATAATGAAATTTCTAGTAAAAAGAAACCGATTTTAGGCTCAGAGTTACTAGTCAAACCTGATGTTGTGGCTTGTGATGGCTCAAGCTCTCAGGCTAATAAATCTGATAGCGGTGGTGATGAGACGAAGAATGAAAGCTCGGAAGATCCCGAGGATGAGGATGAAGAAGAGGCGCACGAGGAGAGGAATAAAGCTGTGGAGTGGACAGAAGATGATCAAAAGAATCTGATGGATCTTGGGCTTTCAGAGATTGAAAGGAACAGAAGATTAGAGAGCCTTATTGCGAGGAGAAGAGCCAGAAAGTCGTACAAACGGAAAAATGTAGATAATTCTCTAATAGCAGACACTCTTCCTCAGGGTCAAGTTTCTAAAATTATCACTACAAGGAATGATCCCATAGATTTGGAAAATGGTTGTAAAGACATAGAAGGCATACCATTGCCTGGTTCTGCTCCTTCTGTTCTATTGCCAATGAGAAATCCTTTTGATCTTCCGTATGATCCACATGAAGAGAAACCAAATCTTATGGCCGATAGCTTTCAACAGGAATTCACAGCAGCTCACCAAAAGGATTTAGCATTCTGCAGACATGAGAGCTTTTGTTTTGGACCTGCTTACCCAGAAGAAAGTGGGGCAATGGGATACCACCCCAGATATCGAAGACCTTCAA tttcaattGCAGATAAAGGCGAACATGACTGGCTAATTGAACAGCTATTATTTAAAGGGGAACAAGTTTCTCGCCCTGAAAAAAAACCTATTGCTGTAGAAACCAGAGGCATTCAAACTGAAGATTTACCACAAACCAAGGCTGTTAATGTAATGGAGCCTGAAAGCGATCAAGAGAAGGAGATTCCACCAGATGCTGAGAGTGAATTTGAAATGGAGCCAGAATTGATGCGAGACGGCAATAGCCAATCAAGCCGTTCATCTTCACCAGAAAATCCTGAAAATGTAATCTGTGATGATGTCAGAGTAGTTTCGAAAAACTTTGAGTCAACAGTGAGCAGCGCACTGAACAAAACCTTGAACTGCAGAGTACCAAAGGGCAGATTAATAAAGGAAGCTCTCTGTGAATTTAGCCCCACGGCATTTGATAAGAACAGAATGGATGACCGTTTTTCCTATCCAGATAAAGTGGTCTGTCACACTCCAACTTACTCCATTGCTTCTGACCTGCAAGTGGAGGTCTCTGAAATTGGCTCCCCTCCGACTATTGACGGGAACAATACTGATGCAGAATCATTGAACCCTGACTGGGAGGTTGAAAAGGATGTAAGTTTTGGAGGTGAACAAGATGACATGTGTCCACCATTGGATGGCCGGTTTAACGAAATTGTATCGGATGCACATAAGGAAGAAGTAAAGGCATTGAGTGTCAAAGAAGCATCACCACCtaaaattaatcaaagtcCAATGCCAGAGGAACTGGTGGACAATCCTTCTCAAGCTGTTCCCCAAATGCCTGAG GAGTTGTCTTTTCCGACATTCGACCATGATGAAGAAGCCGTAAATCACATGGTTGACCAAAAAAATCCAGAAGCTCTAGCCAATATGAAAAACTTGGTAAAAACCAGAGAAGATGTAGATGATGGATTGGAGATGTTTATCAAACAAGAGGATAAtggaaaggaaacaaaatcaTTGGAGGAGACTTACGTAAAATCTAGCAGATCTTTGAGTGATAATTCTGAGGATTCTTCTGGATGTCAAGCCCACTCGGATCATGAACATTCAGAAGAAGGAAGTAAAAATATGGACCAAATTACTGGGAGTGGAGATCTCGGTAGGGCTCATAAACATTCAgaagaaggaaataaaaacataGATCAAATTTCTGGCAGTGAAGATCACGGGTGGGCTCATAAATATTCAGAAGAAGGAAGTAAGAACAAGGATCAAATTACTGGCAATGGAGATCTTGTCCAGGCTCAGGAACATTCAGAAGAAGGAATTAAAAACATGGATCAAATTACTGGCAGTGAAGATCTCGGATGGGCTCATAAACATCCAGAAGAAGGAAGTAAAAACAAGGATCAAATTACTGGCAATGGAGATCTTAGCCTGGTTCAGGAAGATTCAGAAGAAGGTAGTAGAAAAATGGATCAAATTATTGGCAATGGACATCTTGGCTGGGCTCATGAACATTCCGAAGAAGGAATTAAAAACACTGGTCAAATTACAGGCAATGGAGATCTTGTAGAGCCAAGAAATGTTGAAGAACAAATTGAGTTTATACAAGATCACAAGCATCAACCTAATGTTGTGACAACTGAATTACAGAGTCCTAGAAATGCCTTGAAATTGACAGTAGACAAGGACTTGGGCCCTTCTGGAGGAGTGCCTCCTGTTTCCATTGACATAATGTGTTCTGGTGCTTCAACAAATCAAGTAAATGATGTTCAAAGTGAATATCAGAAGTCTAATAAAGATCTTGTTGAGCCAAGAAAGATTGAAGAACCATTGGAGTTGAAACAGGacaataaaaatcaacaaatttttttggaaacTGAGTTCCAGAGTTCTAAAGATGCCTCGAAATCGACTGTAGAGGATGACTTGGCTAGTGATGTTGGAATGCCTCTTCATTCCAACGATATAATAGATTCTGTTGCCTCACAGAATCAAGCAAATGCTGTACCACTTGAATTTCAGAAGTCTGACGATGCCATGAAATCAACACCGGGGCAAGACTCAGTCATTGAAGGAGAGCTTGTTGATACCAATGCTGGATTATATCCAGAGTCTTTGATGGAAGAACAAATCCATATGAACAAAGTCTCCTCATCACAG GATTCCATTGTGGAGAATAGCCCAAAAACCAAGGAGGAGGATGATAATAAACCAGCTGATTCCATCAAAGTCGAAAATGAGTTCATCAAAGACCTTTCAGCACAAGGTGAAAAATCGAACTTGGATGCCAAAGATGAACCTGTAGAAACAGATAAGAATTTGAGCTCACCAAACTCAGACCTCAACGTCGATTTGAAAATCTCAGAAATCACTAGTCAAGAAGAG GTCGCAGCACCTAATTACCCTCTAGCAGAAATCACAACCAAAGAAGTCGAAGTTGAAACTGAACCAACACTCATTATCGTGACCAACTTGGAAAATGTTGGAGAGAATAATAGAACTGAATATGAATCTCATAAATTCAACAAACAAGAATCTGATATTGTTAAGGATAAGGACTTGGAATTTGACAAGGACATGGAAAGTTACTCCAAAGATTTGAATGGGAATGAAGCTGAAGGCAGCAGCAACCCCTCCATATTAAGAGCAAACCTAGTGGGCCTACAAAAGCCCCCAGACTCGGCCCATCAAAGCCCAGTAGATTCTTCTTTGATTGCAGATAAAGGATCCTTCTAA